The following are encoded together in the Malaya genurostris strain Urasoe2022 chromosome 3, Malgen_1.1, whole genome shotgun sequence genome:
- the LOC131436120 gene encoding uncharacterized protein LOC131436120 isoform X1, with protein sequence MLPHKNSVYNFNRNIRLKPGLDGAILNRMKTKIKWLRTKQNKLVMICLDGMSVKSELTYCAKSDTFYEFSDYGVVKKVERNDPTKLATEAVVIMVSGIYSRFKQPVGYFLAHNTLGSEIQMKLTRKSIIAIRDTGLIPIALVMDQSTTNQKMIREAGGTAEHPIIQVDNENIAVMFDPPHLLKNARNALYKYNAVFEDQIASFNHIKLLFETDVASTLRLAPKLLYKAIQLPPFSKMNVSIATRTLSESCAIAIRHYVEIGSLPTAALQSASFIALHDKLFDTFNSKERYVNSIGKPYRTPITDNSVHLKFLEETQRVVKTMYYTVNTCFNIKTVKKIWAYSNSLLIPNILIIFRQKNCPEH encoded by the exons ATGTTACCACACAAAAACAGTGTGTACAATTTTAATCGAAACATTCGTTTAAAGCCAGGGTTGGACGGAGCAATCTTGAATCGAATGAAAACTAAAATTAAGTGGCTGCGAACTAAACAGAACAAATTAGTAATGATCTGCCTAGATGGAATGTCTGTTAAATCAGAACTGACTTATTGTGCTAAGTCCGACACGTTCTATGAATTTTCGGATTACGGCGTTGTAAAGAAGGTCGAAAGGAATGATCCTACAAAACTGGCAACTGAAGCAGTTGTAATAATGGTCTCTGGGATATACAGTAGATTCAAGCAG CCTGTTGGATATTTTCTTGCTCACAATACCCTTGGAAGTGAAATTCAAATGAAGCTCACAAGAAAAAGTATTATTGCTATTCGTGATACCGGACTCATACCGATAGCTCTGGTGATGGACCAGTCTACAACAAATCAAAAAATGATTCGTGAAGCTGGCGGAACTGCTGAACACCCAATAATACAAGTTGACAACGAAAATATAGCCGTTATGTTTGATCCACCCCATTTGTTGAAAAATGCACGAAATGCACTTTATAAGTACAACGCTGTATTCGAAGACCAGATAGCCTCATTTAATCACATCAAGCTTCTTTTCGAAACTGATGTGGCATCCACGTTGCGTTTAGCTCCCAAACTTCTTTATAAAGCTATTCAACTTCCACCGTTTTCGAAAATGAATGTTTCTATAGCAACACGTACGTTAAGCGAATCATGTGCTATTGCCATTCGACATTATGTGGAAATAGGATCACTACCAACAGCAGCACTACAATCAGCGTCTTTCATCGCACTCCACGATAAACTATTCGATACATTCAATTCGAAAGAACGTTACGTGAATTCAATTGGCAAG CCTTACAGAACTCCAATAACAGACAATTCTGTGCATCTTAAATTTCTAGAGGAAACACAACGAGTCGTCAAGACAATGTACTATACTGTAAATACGTGCTTCAACattaaaacagtaaaaaaaatttgggcctaTTCGAACTCATTACTTATACCAAATATATTAATTATTTTCAGGCAAAAAAATTGTCCAGAGCACTAA
- the LOC131436120 gene encoding uncharacterized protein LOC131436120 isoform X2: MLPHKNSVYNFNRNIRLKPGLDGAILNRMKTKIKWLRTKQNKLVMICLDGMSVKSELTYCAKSDTFYEFSDYGVVKKVERNDPTKLATEAVVIMVSGIYSRFKQPVGYFLAHNTLGSEIQMKLTRKSIIAIRDTGLIPIALVMDQSTTNQKMIREAGGTAEHPIIQVDNENIAVMFDPPHLLKNARNALYKYNAVFEDQIASFNHIKLLFETDVASTLRLAPKLLYKAIQLPPFSKMNVSIATRTLSESCAIAIRHYVEIGSLPTAALQSASFIALHDKLFDTFNSKERYVNSIGKVNGNIVILKPTYLDQIYAS, translated from the exons ATGTTACCACACAAAAACAGTGTGTACAATTTTAATCGAAACATTCGTTTAAAGCCAGGGTTGGACGGAGCAATCTTGAATCGAATGAAAACTAAAATTAAGTGGCTGCGAACTAAACAGAACAAATTAGTAATGATCTGCCTAGATGGAATGTCTGTTAAATCAGAACTGACTTATTGTGCTAAGTCCGACACGTTCTATGAATTTTCGGATTACGGCGTTGTAAAGAAGGTCGAAAGGAATGATCCTACAAAACTGGCAACTGAAGCAGTTGTAATAATGGTCTCTGGGATATACAGTAGATTCAAGCAG CCTGTTGGATATTTTCTTGCTCACAATACCCTTGGAAGTGAAATTCAAATGAAGCTCACAAGAAAAAGTATTATTGCTATTCGTGATACCGGACTCATACCGATAGCTCTGGTGATGGACCAGTCTACAACAAATCAAAAAATGATTCGTGAAGCTGGCGGAACTGCTGAACACCCAATAATACAAGTTGACAACGAAAATATAGCCGTTATGTTTGATCCACCCCATTTGTTGAAAAATGCACGAAATGCACTTTATAAGTACAACGCTGTATTCGAAGACCAGATAGCCTCATTTAATCACATCAAGCTTCTTTTCGAAACTGATGTGGCATCCACGTTGCGTTTAGCTCCCAAACTTCTTTATAAAGCTATTCAACTTCCACCGTTTTCGAAAATGAATGTTTCTATAGCAACACGTACGTTAAGCGAATCATGTGCTATTGCCATTCGACATTATGTGGAAATAGGATCACTACCAACAGCAGCACTACAATCAGCGTCTTTCATCGCACTCCACGATAAACTATTCGATACATTCAATTCGAAAGAACGTTACGTGAATTCAATTGGCAAGGTAAATGGAAATATTGTTATTTTGAAACCAACCTATCTAGACCAGATCTATGCAAGCTAA
- the LOC131438120 gene encoding uncharacterized protein LOC131438120 isoform X2, with protein sequence MMVQKSNSFTAFFKNIYYDDYKWALVKSASLFILGIRIAKECIGLELMPAVQH encoded by the exons ATGATGGTACAAAAAAGCAACAGTTTCACGGCTTTCTTCAAGAATATTTATTACGATGATTACAAATG GGCTCTCGTGAAAAGTGCTTCTCTTTTCATTTTGGGAATTCGCATCGCAAAGGAGTGTATTGGACTCGAGCTAATGCCAGCAGTACAACATTAG
- the LOC131438120 gene encoding N-acetylglucosamine-6-sulfatase-like isoform X1 produces METLLRVLFALHFIRCVNSDNILPNIVLILTDDQDVILKGLNPMVQTQQLIANQGATFINAFTSSPICCPSRSALLSGQYAHNIKTYNNSNSGGCYGNYWQEKVESATFPVLLQNNGYQTFYAGKYLNEYYSEKIPTGWNEWFGLHGNSKYFNYSLNENGKIVFHTDEYFTDVLKSHVLNFITNITDNKPFFAMVAPPAPHAPYTAADRHNELFPQVKALRTKNFNLPCGPLEKHWLLTMPPSPLPDEIVEKIDIIYRKRWQALMAVDELVAAIFKALEQRNLITNTYIIYTSDNGYHMGQFSQPYDKRQPYETDIKVPFLVRGPDIPHKVLVKSPIALIDVAPTLLDLAGIEVPSRMDGSSFLKKITQPEMDERQILIEYWGEGIVETYNSECPWQKKDKLYLCTTDMACHCQDSWNNTFSCIRHLAKDLDLTYCQFKDTENFAEAYDLKNDLYQINNIAYTILPSIRAKYNLALGNLTECAGATCRRIY; encoded by the exons ATGGAAACCTTATTAAGAGTTTTATTCGCACTTCATTTCATTCGATGTGTTAACAGTGACAACATATTACCCAATATAGTTTTGATTTTAACTGATGATCAAGATGTGATCTTGAAAGGGCTG AATCCTATGGTACAAACTCAGCAACTAATAGCAAATCAAGGTGCCACTTTTATCAATGCG TTTACTTCATCTCCAATTTGTTGTCCATCGAGAAGTGCATTACTTTCAGGGCAATATGCACATAATATAAAAACATATAACAATTCTAATTCTGGTGGATGCTATGGAAACTATTGGCAGGAAAAAGTAGAATCTGCTACATTTCcagttttattgcaaaacaatggataccaaacattttatgcTGGCAAATATTTGAATGAGTattattcagaaaaaattcCAACTGGCTGGAACGAATGGTTTGGTTTGCATGGAAATTCAAAATACTTCAACTATTCATTGAACGAAAATGGCAAAATAGTTTTCCACACAGACGAATATTTCACGGATGTACTT AAATCCCATGTACTAAATTTTATAACAAATATTACGGACAATAAACCCTTTTTTGCCATGGTTGCTCCTCCGGCTCCACATGCACCTTACACAGCTGCTGACAGACACAACGAGCTATTTCCGCAGGTAAAAGCTTTACGAACAAAGAATTTCAATCTTCCATGTGGTCCGCTAG aaaaacattggtTGCTTACTATGCCACCATCGCCTCTTCCAGATGAAATTGTGGAAAAAATAGATATCATTTATAGAAAACGATGGCAAGCTTTGATGGCAGTTGATGAGTTGGTTGCAGCAATTTTCAAAGCTTTGGAGCAAAGAAATCTTATTACAAACACCTATATAATTTACACCTCTGATAATGGTTATCACATGGGTCAATTCAGTCAACCTTATGATAAACGTCAGCCTTACGAAACAGACATCAAGGTACCGTTCCTTGTTCGAGGCCCAGACATTCCACATAAAGTCCTGGTGAAATCTCCAATAGCACTAATAGATGTTGCTCCCACCCTCCTCGACTTGGCTGGAATAGAAGTCCCATCCAGGATGGATGGCTCATcgtttcttaaaaaaataactcaacCAGAGATGGATGAACGTCAAATTTTGATCGAATATTGGGGTGAAGGTATCGTGGAAACGTATAATTCCGAATGTCCTTGGCAGAAAAAGGATAAACTATAT CTATGTACAACAGATATGGCGTGCCATTGTCAGGATTCATGGAATAACACTTTTAGCTGCATTAGACATTTGGCCAAAGATTTGGATTTAACTTACTGTCAATTTAAAGATACTGAG AATTTTGCCGAAGCATATGATTTAAAAAACGATTTGTATCAAATTAATAACATTGCATACACTATATTACCTTCAATACGAGCAAAGTACAATTTAGCTCTTGGTAATTTAACCGAGTGTGCAGGTGCAACTTGTCGTCGAATATATTAA